Within the Atribacterota bacterium genome, the region TACTGAGGACATAATCAATATGCCAGAACTTGTTTTTTTTGGCTGAAAGATGCCTGTTCAGGCGCGAATTAATATTTTTTTTAGCAGAACCAATATAAATATAGTAGCCCTTATTAATTTTGACATGACCTAACCTTCCAACTACTATATCACATGATTTATTATAATAGATTAATAGGATGTAGGTAAAACCATTGGCTTTTTTGATAGAAAATTCAATTGAAACTTTACTCATATACTCATATTTTTCTTAAAAATCTTTACCTTCAGCAGTTTCAACTGGCATAATCTTTCTTTTTAAATGATTCTCCAAAATAAAATCTCCAACATCACATCCAATATGACTGGCTATTAGTGGACATTTGGCAATTAATAAAAAAAATAAAGGCGATGTCTCATCAGAAAGTGCTTCATAATTACCCTGGCCTTTGCTTATTATCATCTCAGCTTCATTAAAAATACGCATAAATTCAGGCGAACAATGCTTTAATGCAACCCCGGGAGAATCTGCACCACTAGAAATAATATTAGCATAATGGTTGATTCCACACATAATCGAATCATCAACCAGGGCGTCGTTTAGTACCGGCTTTCCTCTTACTGCGTAAATAACAGTTTTATTGCAACAATTTACCAGATATTCAATTAAAATACGATCAAATACTACCTCCCCTGCATTATCAGCAAGGTATAAAATAGAATCGACTTCAGATAAATTTTCTCGAAAAGATAAATAATCAAAATGTTCTCGATAATCACTTTCCTGGATATAAAAATCAATATTTAACATCTTGTTAATCTCGTCATAAATTTCTTCTTCA harbors:
- a CDS encoding GIY-YIG nuclease family protein, whose amino-acid sequence is MSKVSIEFSIKKANGFTYILLIYYNKSCDIVVGRLGHVKINKGYYIYIGSAKKNINSRLNRHLSAKKNKFWHIDYVLSNPFPFLIVNIWTSQELIECQISKELFKSNYCYLVKKGFGSSDCHCITHFFRISKNKLGALEDKLLEKRFAPLIDR
- a CDS encoding ARMT1-like domain-containing protein, with the translated sequence MKTYLDCIPCFYQQALRAARISGANEEVQKEVLYRLSEMIPDFSLDTSPVQMGREIYAMINKITGKKDPYRELKEISNKMALKMYPEMKVKMKDADDKLLTAVKLAIIGNIIDFGIKDSEEEIYDEINKMLNIDFYIQESDYREHFDYLSFRENLSEVDSILYLADNAGEVVFDRILIEYLVNCCNKTVIYAVRGKPVLNDALVDDSIMCGINHYANIISSGADSPGVALKHCSPEFMRIFNEAEMIISKGQGNYEALSDETSPLFFLLIAKCPLIASHIGCDVGDFILENHLKRKIMPVETAEGKDF